From the genome of Pseudomonas putida:
TGGTCGCCGGCACCGTGGATGCCGCTGGCCGGCCTTGGGCGACCCTGCTCGAGGGGCCGGAAGGTTTCGTCGAATCGCCCGACCCGAGGCAGTTGCTGATCCACGCCGCACCCGGCAGCGAAGACCCGGCGGCTGCGGGCCTGGCGGCGGGGGAGGCCATCGGCCTATTGGGCATCGAGTTGCATACGCGGCGGCGCAACCGCCTCAATGGCGTGCTGCAGGCGTCGGCTGACGGCCTGCTGCAGGTGCGGGTGCAGCAGTCTTTTGGCAATTGTCCCCAGTACATCCAGCTGCGTGATTATGTTCGCGTCGCGGAGCCGGCCGGCCCGCGGCAGGATTCGAGCAGCCTCGATGCGGCGGCGACGAGGATGATCGAGGGCGCCGATACTTTCTTCGTCGCCAGCTATTTCACCGATGCCAGCGGCCAGCGTGCGGTCGATGTCTCGCACCGTGGCGGGCGACCGGGCTTCGTCCGCGTCGAAGGCAATCGCCTGACCATCCCCGACTACGCCGGCAATCTGCATTTCAACACCCTTGGCAACTTGCTGGAAAACCCACGGGCCGGGCTGTTGTTCGTGGATTTTCGCAGTGGTGATGTGCTGCAGATCAGCGGACGCACCGAGGTGATCCTCGACAGCCCGCTGATCCAGGCGTTCGAGGGCGCCGAGCGGCTCTGGGTGGTGGAGGTCGAGCAGGTGGTGAGGCGTCCCGCGGCGCTGTCGCTGCGCTGGACGTTCCATGAATATGCGCCCACCAGCCTGCTCACCGGAACCTGGCGCGAGGCCGAGCAGCGCCTCCAGCAGCAGCGCCGCGAACGCCAGTGGCTGGGCTGGCAGGTGGTGCGCATCGAGCAGGAAAGCCGGGACATCCGCTCCTTTCACCTGGCGACGGACACGCCTGTGGCATTCGTGCCAGGCCAGCACATACCGGTGCGTATCGCCTTGCCGGGGCAGGCTCCGCTGATCCGAACCTACAGCCTCTCCAACGCGCCATCGGACGGCCAGCTGCGGATCAGCGTCAAAGCGCAAGGGCCGGCTTCGCGCTACCTGCATGAACACATCGAGGTGGGTGACAGGCTTGAAGTGCGCTTGCCCATGGGCAGCTTCATCCTCGATAGCCACAGCCCCCGACCCTTGGTACTGATAGGTGCCGGGGTGGGCATCACGCCGCTGATCGCCATGCTCCGCGAACAGTTGGCGGGGGGCACCGCCCGGCCTATCTACCTGTTCCACGGCGCCCGTAGCCTGGCCGACCTGCCGTTCCAGAAGGAGCTTGCCGCCTTGCAACAGCGCGCCGGTGGCCTGCTGCGCCTGCACCGTTCGCTGAGCCAACCGGAGCCAGACGCTGTGCCGGGGCGTGATTACGAGCATGCAGGCCGCCTCGGTATCGAGCAGGTCAAGGCGAACCTGGCACTGGACGATTACGACTTCTACCTGTGCGGGCCAGGGGCGTTCACCCAGGACCTCTATGAAGGTTTGCGCACCGTGGGGGTGGCGGATGGTCGAATCCACGCCGAGGCGTTCGGCCCTTCCACGCTGCGGCGTCATGGCGATGGCGATCAGCCGACCCTGCAACAGCCTCCCGCTGCCAGCGAAGCCGTACCGGTGTATTTCGCAGGGTCCGCCAAGGAAGCGCGTTGGGCGCCCGGCAGCGGTACCTTGCTGGAGCTGGCCGAGGCCCGTGGGCTCGCCCCCGAGTTCAGTTGCCGGGGTGGCTCGTGCGGCACCTGCCGGACCAAGTTGATCAGTGGCCAGGTGCATTACCCCAACCCGCCGGCCGAGCTGCCGCCAGACGCCGAGGTGCTGATTTGCTGCGCCGTGCCGGCGAGCAGCGAGCAGCCGTTGGTGCTGGATATCTGAGACGACCTCATGCAGCGTGGATAAGGGATAATCTCCAAACCTTTGATGCCCTGGAGGCGGCATGGACCATATCCACCTGATGCGTGTGTTCGTGGCGGTCGGCGAGCTCGAAAGCTTCGCCGCCGCCGCCCGTCGCCTGGCCATTTCAGCGGCGGCGGTGACCCGCGCGGTCGGGGCGCTGGAGGAAAGCCTCGGGGTCAAGTTGCTGCTGCGCACCACGCGCAGCGTGCGCCTGACCGAGGCCGGCAGCCGCTACCTGGAAGACAGCCGCAACATCCTCGCCAGCCTGCGCGAGGCCAATGAGGCTGCCGCGGGGGTCAATGCCGCGCCACGTGGCAACCTGGCGGTGACCGCGCCGATGCTGTTCGGCAAGTTTTTCGTCATGCCCTGCATCGTGCGCTACCTGCAGACCTATCCGGAGGTGGACGTCTCGGCGTTGTTTCTCGACCGGGTGGTGAACTTGGTGGAGGAGGGCATGGACGTTGCGGTGCGTATCGGCCCGTTGCCCGATTCCGGGCTCAAGGCGCGCCAGGTAGGCCAGGTACGCCGGTTGCTGTGCGCATCGCCCGACTACCTGGCACGCCATGGTACGCCGCGCCATCCCAGCGAGCTGGCGCAACATGCGTTGATCGCCGCCAACGGCGTGGGCGCGGGCCTGGAGTGGAAATTCCGCGAAGCTCAGGTACCGCTGTCGGTCCGCGTCAAACCGCGGCTGAACGTCACCAGCAACGATGCGGCGATCGCTGCCGCCACTGCCGGCCTGGGCATTGCCCACCTGCTGTCCTACCAAGTGGCCGATGACCTGGTCGCCGGGCGTTTGCGCACGGTACTCGAAGACTTCGAGGAGACCCCCTGGCCGATCCATGTGCTGCACCGCGAGAGCAAGTACGGCTCGGCCAAGGTACGGGCCTTCATCGACTTGCTGGTGAGCATGCTGGGCGAGCACCGCTACCTGAACTGAGGCGCGCGCGTTGGGGCGGCGGTGTCTGCCTCGCGGGCAAGCCCGCTCTCATAGAACAAACATAACTCATTGATTTAGCGGGGATCTGTGGGAGCGGGCTTGTCCCGCGAACACCGCGAAGCCGGTGCCATCCACCGCGTCGCCCCATTCGCGGGACAAGCCCGCTCCCACAGGTACCCCGCTGTATCTGCTTCGCCGCCAAGCCAGCGGCACGTTCTATTCGTCTATTCCCAATATGTGGGATGCATGTTTATATATTGGTATTTCCCCGCGCCTAGGTTTATAGTCCCGCTCACTCACTGCCAAGAACAGAACAGGTGAAGCGATGCAGGCGCAATTGATCGCGCTCGATTGGGGAACGACCTCCCTCCGTGCTTACAAACTGGCCCAGGACGGGCAGGTGCTCGCCCAGCGCTCGCTGACGTCGGGCATCATGCAGTTGCCCAAGACGCCCCGCCTTGTCGCCGGCCAGCCGTGCAGCGACGGCTTCGAGTTGGCGTTCGACGACGCCTGTGGCGACTGGCTCGACGCCCAGCCGGAGCTGCCGGTGATCGCCTGCGGCATGGTCGGCAGCGCGCAGGGCTGGCGCGAAGCGGCTTACCGCGAGACGCCCGCCAACGTCGCCACGTTGGGCTCCTCCCTGCAGATCGTGCGCAGCCGCCGCGGCACCGAGGTGCATATCGTCCCCGGCGTGATCCAGCGCTCGACGCTGCCGAACGTGATGCGTGGTGAAGAAACCCAGGTGCTCGGTGTTTTGCACAGCGTCTCCGGCGAGGCGGCCGGTGACCTGCTGATCGGCCTGCCGGGCAGCCATTCGAAATGGGTGCAGGTGGCCGAAGGCTGCATTGAACGCTTCGATACCTTCATGACGGGCGAGGTATTCGCCGTGCTCAGCGAACACAGCATCCTCGGCCGCACCCAGCAGCGCGGCCAGGGCTTCGACGCCGCTGCATTCGACCGCGGCGTGCAGGTGGCCCTGTCGGCAGACGGTGAGAGTGGCCCGTTGTCGACCATCTTCAGCGCTCGCTGTCTGGGCCTGACCGGCGAACTGAGTGCGACAGCCCAGCCCGATTACCTTTCCGGCCTGCTGATCGGCCACGAGCTGGCCGCCCTTGCCACCGTGCAACGGCGTCGGCGCAAGGCCATGGCATTGCCCTCGGTGCTGCTGATCGGCAATGCCAGCCTCTGCGCTCGCTACCAGCGCGCCCTCGAGGCGTGCGGCTTCCCTCAGGTGGACCAGGCCGAGCAGGCCACCGAGCGTGGCCTGTGGCAATTGGCCGTGGCGGCGGGGCTGGTAGGCCACGCCGCGATTCCTTCCCCTTCAATGGAGCTCTGACATGCTCAAGCAAGCACTGGCGCAAAACGGCCTGATCGCGATCCTGCGCGGGCTGCGCCCGCAAGAAGCGGCGGCCATCGGCGAAGTCCTGTACCGCGCAGGGTTTCGCGTCATCGAGGTGCCGCTGAATTCGCCGGCCCCCTTCGACAGCATCCGCATCCTGCGTGACACCTTGCCCGCCGATTGCCTGATCGGCGCGGGCACCGTGCTCACCCCGGCACAGGTCGAACAGGTCAAGGCCGCAGGCGGGCAGGTGATCGTCATGCCGCACAGCGACCCCCAGGTATTGCGTGCGGCAAAAGCTGCGGGATTGTTCCTCAGCCCAGGCGTGGCCACCCCCACCGAGGCGTTCGCGGCCCTCGCCGAAGGTGCCGATGTGCTCAAGTTGTTTCCCGCCGAGCAGATGGGCCCTGCGGTGGTGAAAGCCTGGCTCGCCGTGCTCCCCGCCGGGACCATCCTGGCCCCGGTCGGCGGTATCAACCCCGGCAACATGCAGCAGTTCTTCGACGCTGGCGCCAGGGGCTTCGGGCTCGGCTCCGGCCTGTACAAGCCGGGCATGACCCCAGCGCAAGTGGCGGCCAATGCCGAGGCCTATGTCGCTGCCTGGGCCGCGCTCGGCCAAGACCTCTGACGGCGCCCAGGGCGCCGCATCCAACAAGAGAGATAACAAGATGAAAATCACCAAGCTGACCACTTTCATCGTGCCGC
Proteins encoded in this window:
- a CDS encoding LysR family transcriptional regulator → MDHIHLMRVFVAVGELESFAAAARRLAISAAAVTRAVGALEESLGVKLLLRTTRSVRLTEAGSRYLEDSRNILASLREANEAAAGVNAAPRGNLAVTAPMLFGKFFVMPCIVRYLQTYPEVDVSALFLDRVVNLVEEGMDVAVRIGPLPDSGLKARQVGQVRRLLCASPDYLARHGTPRHPSELAQHALIAANGVGAGLEWKFREAQVPLSVRVKPRLNVTSNDAAIAAATAGLGIAHLLSYQVADDLVAGRLRTVLEDFEETPWPIHVLHRESKYGSAKVRAFIDLLVSMLGEHRYLN
- a CDS encoding 2-dehydro-3-deoxy-6-phosphogalactonate aldolase is translated as MLKQALAQNGLIAILRGLRPQEAAAIGEVLYRAGFRVIEVPLNSPAPFDSIRILRDTLPADCLIGAGTVLTPAQVEQVKAAGGQVIVMPHSDPQVLRAAKAAGLFLSPGVATPTEAFAALAEGADVLKLFPAEQMGPAVVKAWLAVLPAGTILAPVGGINPGNMQQFFDAGARGFGLGSGLYKPGMTPAQVAANAEAYVAAWAALGQDL
- a CDS encoding pyridoxamine 5'-phosphate oxidase family protein; translation: MQQIPKPDLSPWHVGEKRLQERAGVAQRMEAFGQKVIRDHMPDQHRTFFQQLPFMVAGTVDAAGRPWATLLEGPEGFVESPDPRQLLIHAAPGSEDPAAAGLAAGEAIGLLGIELHTRRRNRLNGVLQASADGLLQVRVQQSFGNCPQYIQLRDYVRVAEPAGPRQDSSSLDAAATRMIEGADTFFVASYFTDASGQRAVDVSHRGGRPGFVRVEGNRLTIPDYAGNLHFNTLGNLLENPRAGLLFVDFRSGDVLQISGRTEVILDSPLIQAFEGAERLWVVEVEQVVRRPAALSLRWTFHEYAPTSLLTGTWREAEQRLQQQRRERQWLGWQVVRIEQESRDIRSFHLATDTPVAFVPGQHIPVRIALPGQAPLIRTYSLSNAPSDGQLRISVKAQGPASRYLHEHIEVGDRLEVRLPMGSFILDSHSPRPLVLIGAGVGITPLIAMLREQLAGGTARPIYLFHGARSLADLPFQKELAALQQRAGGLLRLHRSLSQPEPDAVPGRDYEHAGRLGIEQVKANLALDDYDFYLCGPGAFTQDLYEGLRTVGVADGRIHAEAFGPSTLRRHGDGDQPTLQQPPAASEAVPVYFAGSAKEARWAPGSGTLLELAEARGLAPEFSCRGGSCGTCRTKLISGQVHYPNPPAELPPDAEVLICCAVPASSEQPLVLDI
- a CDS encoding 2-dehydro-3-deoxygalactonokinase, with protein sequence MQAQLIALDWGTTSLRAYKLAQDGQVLAQRSLTSGIMQLPKTPRLVAGQPCSDGFELAFDDACGDWLDAQPELPVIACGMVGSAQGWREAAYRETPANVATLGSSLQIVRSRRGTEVHIVPGVIQRSTLPNVMRGEETQVLGVLHSVSGEAAGDLLIGLPGSHSKWVQVAEGCIERFDTFMTGEVFAVLSEHSILGRTQQRGQGFDAAAFDRGVQVALSADGESGPLSTIFSARCLGLTGELSATAQPDYLSGLLIGHELAALATVQRRRRKAMALPSVLLIGNASLCARYQRALEACGFPQVDQAEQATERGLWQLAVAAGLVGHAAIPSPSMEL